The nucleotide window GGGGCGTCTCGCCAGCCGAGCAACTGGCCGGGCCGGCCGCACTCCCGTACCCCGGCGTCCGTCACCTCCCACCACTGGAAGGTGCTGCCGTGGTCGAACTGCCCGCGCTCCAGGTCGCCGTCCGCGACTTGGTAGATGTACAGCGCGTCGAACGCGGCGAGGTCGGCGACGCGGACCCCGAATGAGTCGGCCACGTAGTCGAGGAAACGCGGCGTGCGGTGCCACGACCAGACGTCGGCCAGTGCCTCAGCGACCGAACGCGACGGCTGCGGCTCCATCGGTCGAGCGCCCTCGGGTGGCCGAACAAATAGCTCACCTGCACCGCCATCATCGGATGAGCGGCGCGTCCCAAATCAGATGGCGGTGTCAGGTGCAGCGCCGGGTTCGGCTCGCTCACATCCGCGCCGCGCATCCGCGGATGCCCGCCCACCGGTGCGACCGGGCGGAGCACCACCGAACCACGGCGCCGTGTCCCGACACATCGGGGGCCACCCACCACCGCCACACGCGGCGATGAGCCGCGCCCGCAACCGATCGGTCTCAGCGGAGCACCACCGACCCGCACCACCGTGTCCCCATCCGCACCCGGCCACAACCACCGCAAGCTCGCGGCGAAGAGCCGCGCCAGCCCCAACCGGCACCACGCGAAGCCCGACGCGCGCGGTTCACCACCGCGGACCACACGCACACCGCCGCACGCGCGCCCTCATGCACGCGATGGTTGCCGAACATAAAGCTCACCTGCACCGCCAGGATGCAGGATGCGGTGCGTCACAATATAGCGGGCGGTGTCAGGTGCAGCGCCGGGTTCGGCCTCTGGGCCATCCGCGCCACACAGCTGCCCCGCACTCAGTCCCCATCGTCCCACGCCTCGACCATCGCCCGCAAGGACCCAATCAGGTAGGCCGAGTAATTCGGCCCGAGCTCGTTGAACGGCGTCTCCCGGAACGGCATGTGGTAGATCACCGGATGCTCGCCGTCGGGACTCGTGCGGCTGAAGTCCAGGCAGACGAACCCGTCCTGGTCCGGCTCGACCACCAAGTAGTGTTCGGGCAACTGGCACCACGTGCGGGCGCGAGTCGTGTCGGACCACACGCAGCCCCCGCCGCCGACGATCTTGCCCTCGTAGACCCCCGACCAGGAGTTATCGACGATGCTAAATCCGCCGAACCTAGCCAGAAACGCCCGGTAGCTCGGCGGCATCGGGCGGCCGAACACGCTCTCCAACTCGCGGATGGTGTCCTCGGCCGCCGGCCCGTTGACGTGCACGTGCGGTTCGAGTTCCCGCATCCGGTCGAGGAGAGCCGCGACCTCATCCATCCGCGCCCTCTGTGGCCGAACGAACAGCTCACCTGCACCGCCATCACCGGATGAGCGATGCGATCCAAACTACATGGCGGTGTCAGGTGCAGCGCCGGGTTCGGCGTCTGGGCTACCCCCGCCAGACCACCTGCACGCCGGCAAGCTCGATGCCGCCTGGCCCGGCGGCGAGTTGCCCGGCCTTGCGGTTAAGCAGGGCCGGCCCGAAGCACTCGCCGAACCCGACCCGCTCCCCGCAGTGCAGGAAGCTGACGTACGGCCAGCGGTAGAACGACCCCCGCACCTTCTCGGGGGCGTCTCGCCAGCCGAGCAACTGGCCGGGCCGGCCGCACTCCCGTACCCCGGCGTCCGTCACCTCCCACCACTGGAAGGTGCTGCCGTGGTCGAACTGCCCGCGCTCCAGGTCGCCGTCCGCGACTTGGTAGATGTACAGCGCGTCGAACGCGGCGAGGTCGGCGACGCGGACCCCGAATGAGTCGGCCACGTAGTCGAGGAAACGCGGCGTGCGGTGCCACGACCAGACGTCGGCCAGTGCCTCAGCGACCGAACGCGACGGCTGCGGCTCCATCGGTCGAGCGCCCTCGGGTGGCCGAACAAACAGCTCACCTGCACCGCCACCATCGGATGAGCGATGCGTCCCAGATCAGATGGCGGTGTCAGGTGCAGCGCCGGGTTCGGCTTCTGCGCCCCGCGCCGCGCATCCGCGGAGCCCGCCCACCGACGCGGCCGAGCGGAGCCACCACCGACCCGCACCACCGTGCCGCGGCACACCGGTGGCCGCCCACCACCGACACCCGCGGCGATGAGCCGCGCCCGGCACCCACGGGCACCACGCGGAGCACCACCGCCACGAACCGCCGTGTCCCCCCCCGCCACCGGCCACGCCCACCGCAAGCTCGCGGCGACGAGCCGCGCCGGTCGCACTCGGGCACCACGCGGAGCCCGATACTCGCCGTTTACCACCGCGGACCACACGCACACCACCGCACGCGCCATCGAGCGGCCTCGGGGTGCCGAACATAAAGCTCACCTGCACCGCCATCATACCGTCAGCAACGCGTCACAAATCAGCGGGCGGTGTCAGGTGCAGCGCCGGGTTCGGCATCTGCGCAGCCCCCAGCTACCCGCCGTTGACCTCGGCCGCCACGACCCGACCATCCGGGCCGAAGTGAACGTACAGGAAGGCGTCGTCGAAGCCGTATGGGCCGAGGCCGCTCCAGCATCCCAGCCAGTACACCCACGTCTCCGGGTGGTCCAGTCGAACGCCGTACCCGTCCACCGGCCCCCGCGGGTCACGCGACGGTGGCTCGCCCTCGCCCAGCAGTTCCCGCACACGCTCTTTGGGCGTCCCAGCGGGCAGGTGGCGGATGGCGTCACGGGCCATCGGCCCCCGCCCCCGCTCGTCGGCGGCCGCCCACGCCGCCGGGCTGAATGGGCGGTCGTCGAACGGGTCGAGATACCGGTCGAGCGCGACGAACCCGGCCACGCACCCGCGGGCCAACAGCAACGCGGCCAGGGCGAGCAAGCCGACGACACACTTCCACCGCCGCATCTCGCACTGCCTCTGTTGCCGAACATAAAGCTCACCTGCACCGCCATCACCCGATGAGCGATGCGTCACAACTCCGCGGGCGGTGTCAGGTGCAGCGCCGGGTTCGGCTTCTGCGACCCCCGCGCCGTGCATTTGCGGGGCGGGGCCAGCCGGCCTACAAGGATGGACGCGGCGGGTCGGGCCAGTTGGCCTCAGACTCGCACTCACGCTGGTACTCCCGCCACGACCGCAACCCTTGGGCCCGCCGCTTGGCGTTGCCCTTGCGCCGCCGCCGCTCCTCGCACCGCTTGGTGAACTCGTCGTGCCAGCGGTACTCGTACATCACGTTCGCCGACCGGACGTACTTGCGGAACCTCCGCAGGGCCGACGTGAGCGACTCGCCCTCGCAGACCTCCACTCGGACACCCATCGCTATGCGGCTTGTACGGCTGCCGCGACGCCGGTTGAAAGAGCTTTCTGGGGCCGAATGTGGAGCTCACCTGCTCGCGCGCCCTGGAGGGGGCGATCCCCGAGTTCTGCATGCGCGAGTCTGGTGCAGCGGAGGGTTCGGCCCCGCGCCCCACCACGCCGAACATGGGCTGCCCGTGAAGGTGAGCTCCACATTCGGCCCCGCTCATGCAGCCCGGCAGATGAGCTACACCGATCCGCTCGCGCCTCGGGGGTGGGCGCGGGTCGGGCCAGCCACTTGGGATGGGGGGCTGGCTACCCTATCGACATCGCGCCCACCCCCGTGGGTCTCGGCGCGGGGCCGAACATAAAGCTCACCTGCACCGCCCCCTCCCAGGGAGCGATGCGTCACAAACTCGCGGGCGGTGTCAGGTGCAGCGCCGGGTTCGGCTCGCTCCGCACCGCGGTTCCTGGCCACGGGCCGAGCGTCGCGCATCCGCGGAGCCCGTGCCACCGGTGCGGGCGTGCGGAGCACCACCGACTCGACGCACCGTGTCGCGGCCCACCGGAGGCCACCCACCACCGCACCTCGCGGCGATGAGCCGCGCCAGGCACCCACGGGCACCACGCGGAGCACCACCGACTCGAACCGCCGTGTCCCCACGCGCCCCCGGCCACGCCCACCCGCACTTCGCGGCGACGAGCCGCGCCAACCACCGACCGGCACCACGCGGAGCCACCACCGTCTGATGCCCCGCGGACCACACGCCCACCGCCGCCCGCGCGCTCCAGAACGCCCGGGTGGCCGAACATAAAGCTCACCTGCACCGCCCGTCCCGAGGAGCGATGCGTCACAAGTCAGCCGGCGGTGTCAGGTGCAGCGCCGGGTTCGGCTCGCTCACATCCGCGGTTCGGGGGCACACGCCGAGCACCGCGGC belongs to Gemmata obscuriglobus and includes:
- a CDS encoding SMI1/KNR4 family protein translates to MDEVAALLDRMRELEPHVHVNGPAAEDTIRELESVFGRPMPPSYRAFLARFGGFSIVDNSWSGVYEGKIVGGGGCVWSDTTRARTWCQLPEHYLVVEPDQDGFVCLDFSRTSPDGEHPVIYHMPFRETPFNELGPNYSAYLIGSLRAMVEAWDDGD
- the rpsU gene encoding 30S ribosomal protein S21; its protein translation is MGVRVEVCEGESLTSALRRFRKYVRSANVMYEYRWHDEFTKRCEERRRRKGNAKRRAQGLRSWREYQRECESEANWPDPPRPSL